The genomic stretch CTGCCATCAGCAAGAGAAAGCCAGCATCGCCCGGAAGAAAGCTCAGGATCGGAAAAGAATAACACTTTTACGACCCTAATACCGTCCGCACTCATAAGCTCAAGCTCCATTACCTTTTCAGCTGAACTTGAAAGCTCACCGATGGGTTCCGCTTCGAATTGTAATTCATTAAGTCGCCACAAGGACATGTCAATACCCAAGAGCGGTTTTTTATCCTCAAAACCTTCCCAGCTTTTATCAGATTTAACACCGATAAAACTCTGATCTCCTTGCAAAACACGCATAGAACCGACCTTCCCTGTTTCAAGAGAAAGAACAGATCTTTTCCGCATTCCAAAAGCAGACTTATCCAGCTGGTCTACATGTTCTTTACTGAGAACAAAAAAGCCATTTTGACTAGTGGAGTTGGCTAAATAATAATTATCGTCGCCTTCCATTTCAAAAACTTCGACCTTTCCAACATTCTTATCTTTATAAATAACCTCTACATTAAATAAAGGACTCCCGAGACTTTCAGAATCAGGAGCAAGCCCTTTTGCAGGAGTTTTAATCAAAGAATGCAGAAACAAATCTATTTCTCCAGCACTAGTTTCAGCTCCAGCTAAATCAGGAGGAAACGTAAAAGCGAAATTTTCTTTAGACCGTACAAGGATCCATGCCAAATTAACGCCAGCGGCAATCGAAACAGAAGAAATTTTATCAGGACTACCTGAGAGCAAATGTAGATTATAATAATAGTCTGCAGGATAGTCGCATTGCCGAGCAAAATCTTTATTAAGGATAAAGACATCACCTTCGCTCAGAGAGTTCAGAGCAAAAACGCCTTCTCCTGAAGGAACTTCATCACCTACAGCAATGCTTAATGACTGCCCTCCGCCCGTTGCAATACGCAGTTGCGGAGCCTGTAAACCGTAATGACCTTCAACCTCATCGCTAGCCCGCCCGATATATCGGAGCGCTTTACTTTGAGCCAAAACATCCAACAAAATTGAGGTTTTTTCTGGATCAGCAAACGGAGCTCGCGCCCACCCTTTCTGAACAACATCCCAACCGTCTGATTTACGTATAAGAGAAAAGCAATCTTCCCCCTCTCTGCAAACATCAACCCTGTCAATCTGATCAGATTGAACAACAGGCCAAACAGGCTCGGAAAGTAACACCTGCATATCAGGCGAACTTAAAAAAAAGGCTCCGCAAATAATGGAGACCAGAGCCAAAAATATTAAGAACCTTTTCAACACAGATAACACCTTGGGAGTAATATCGACTCATAGAGATTTCATCACAGGAGCAATTTGCTAAAATAAACGAATTAAGCTTGCATGTCAATTTATTTTAAGGCAAAGTGCGGCTTCTTTATTGAGGCATAGTTAAAGAGATAAAGACAGTTAACATTAGATCATAAAAAAAATCAATTTTTCCATATAAAATACATAAAATAAAGTCGGAGTCTGCGAATGCCAAAATGGGGAAAACTGAGTTATGCTCAAAAAAAGACAGTTGCTACCATCGGTATGCTTATGCAGAAAACCGAAATGGCTAAAGACGGAGCTCGCATAGGAGTTGCCGTTTCAGGGGGCGTAGACAGCTTCACACTCATCAGAGCTCTCTTGATCAGACAAGCGATTATACCTATAAATATAGAATTGATGGTTCTTCATGTGAATCCAGGATTTGAACCTGAAAGCCACAAACCTCTCACTGAATGGTGTATTAAAAACGGACTATCCTCACATATCGAACTGACTGACTACGGCCCGCGAGCACACAGCCCTGAAAACAAGAGTAAATCCGCCTGCTTTTATTGCGCGAGACTTCGCCGCAAAAGACTTTTTGAGCTGTGCGATCAATATAATTTAAGCCACCTAGCCATTGGCCACACAGCAGACGACCTTGTAACGACCTTTCATATGAATATGACTCAAGCAGGTAGAATTCAAGGACTTTCCGCCAATGAATCATTCTTCAAAGGTAAACTTCACATGATCCGCCCAGCCCTGATGCTGGAGAAGAAATTCATTAAGGCTGCGGCAAAACAATGGAAACTTCCAATCTGGAAAAACAATTGCCCTTCCAATGATTCCACTAAACGGACCTACATTTATAACCAACTTGAAGCCGAATGGAAAAAGAATCCAGTCACGAGAAACAATACTTTCAATGCTTTAAGACGTTGGCAGCTTGACTTAAATATTAAAAACGCATAATAATTCTTCAAAATCATTGTGCCTTTTAATCAGAGCTAAATACAACCTCAAATAAATAGGCCGACGGAAACCATGCTATTCAAAAAATACCACATAGTTATATTTAAGAATCCATGCGACAATGCTCGTAAATTCCAGATCAGAGGTTGGCTATTTTTCTTTGCCTTCACACTGGTCGCAGGACTGGCTGGTGGCAACGTATTACTTTGGAAGTATTACGAAAATTATTCAGGTTTAGAAAAAAACCTCGCCCACTCAGAGAAGGCTGTTCAAGAGCAAAAGGCTCAACTACTGTCTCTTTCTCAAAAAATGCAAAACATTTCACAGGACTTGGACAGAGTTAGAAACTTTGATTCCAAACTC from Maridesulfovibrio frigidus DSM 17176 encodes the following:
- a CDS encoding DUF4340 domain-containing protein; translated protein: MLKRFLIFLALVSIICGAFFLSSPDMQVLLSEPVWPVVQSDQIDRVDVCREGEDCFSLIRKSDGWDVVQKGWARAPFADPEKTSILLDVLAQSKALRYIGRASDEVEGHYGLQAPQLRIATGGGQSLSIAVGDEVPSGEGVFALNSLSEGDVFILNKDFARQCDYPADYYYNLHLLSGSPDKISSVSIAAGVNLAWILVRSKENFAFTFPPDLAGAETSAGEIDLFLHSLIKTPAKGLAPDSESLGSPLFNVEVIYKDKNVGKVEVFEMEGDDNYYLANSTSQNGFFVLSKEHVDQLDKSAFGMRKRSVLSLETGKVGSMRVLQGDQSFIGVKSDKSWEGFEDKKPLLGIDMSLWRLNELQFEAEPIGELSSSAEKVMELELMSADGIRVVKVLFFSDPELSSGRCWLSLADGSGYYQVSSKLLEDLQGQIPLRK
- a CDS encoding tRNA lysidine(34) synthetase; amino-acid sequence: MPKWGKLSYAQKKTVATIGMLMQKTEMAKDGARIGVAVSGGVDSFTLIRALLIRQAIIPINIELMVLHVNPGFEPESHKPLTEWCIKNGLSSHIELTDYGPRAHSPENKSKSACFYCARLRRKRLFELCDQYNLSHLAIGHTADDLVTTFHMNMTQAGRIQGLSANESFFKGKLHMIRPALMLEKKFIKAAAKQWKLPIWKNNCPSNDSTKRTYIYNQLEAEWKKNPVTRNNTFNALRRWQLDLNIKNA